CGCGACTATGATCCCGTGACCGTCGGCTTTGCGGTCACCGCCGGCGAGCGCTGCAAGACGGGCGAAACGCAATTCTCGGCAGGGTCGGAGAAGGATCCGATCCAGGGCAACAGCGTGCACGGCCATTCCTTCGAGCGCAAGGAAGGCGAACCGAAACGCCCTGGCGTGATCGGCCGCATGTTCAGGGATGACGACGAGCGCTACGATCTGATCGAATATCTGAAGACGCTGTAGAGCCCCGCCCCTCACCCGAACAACGGCGTGCCGGGCACGAAGGCATCGAAGGCTGCCCAGAACTGGGCGCGGTAGCGGTCCTGCTCCTGGAGGATCTCATGCTTGGCGCCGGCGATCACGAGATGGGAGCCGGCGCGCAAGTGATAGGCGAACTCCTCGATCGCGGCGGTAGAAACGATGGTGTCGTTGGAGGCCGCCAGCATCAGGATCGGCTGGCGGATCTCGGACGGATAGGACATGCCCTTGAAGGTGTGCATCGCGCGGCACGCGGTGTCGGCCCAGGCGATCGTCGGTGAGGCAAGGCCCAGCGTCGGATCCTCCTCGAGGATGGCGGAATTGCGCGCATAGCGCACGGGATCGCTGGTCAGGGGATTGTTGATGAAGGGATCCATACCGGTGATGCGGTCGTTGCCGCCGGGAATGTAGCTGCCGCCCTGCCCGAGCAGACGCAGGGTCCTGAGCAACGCCCGCGACGGGAACGAGGTGGCGCGGCCCGGCAGATCGATCATCGGCGCCGACAGCACCATGCGGTCGAACCAGCGCTTGCCCGAATGCGCAACCCTGAGCATCACGGCGCCGCCCATGGAATGGGCGAGCGCGAAGAAGGGCGGCGGACAATCCGGCAGCACCACCTGCTGCACGAAGGTCTCGACGTCGATCTCGAAGTCGGAGAAGGACCGCACATAGCCCTTGCGCGGATCGCGCAGGCGGCGCGAGGAATGGCCCTGCCCGCGCCAGTCGATCATCGCCACCGCAAAGCCGCGATCGCGCAGATCCCGCACCGTCTCGAAATATTTTTCGATCTGTTCACTACGGCCGGTGAAGACGCAGACCGTGCCCTTGCGGCCCGCAGGCGGCGCCCAGCGCGCAAAGCGCAGCTCGGCGCCGTCGGGCGTCTTGATGGTGCCGCTGACGACGTTTTCGGGAACGGGATTGGCGGGA
This region of Bradyrhizobium sp. CCGUVB1N3 genomic DNA includes:
- a CDS encoding alpha/beta hydrolase, giving the protein MTLVSIPANPVPENVVSGTIKTPDGAELRFARWAPPAGRKGTVCVFTGRSEQIEKYFETVRDLRDRGFAVAMIDWRGQGHSSRRLRDPRKGYVRSFSDFEIDVETFVQQVVLPDCPPPFFALAHSMGGAVMLRVAHSGKRWFDRMVLSAPMIDLPGRATSFPSRALLRTLRLLGQGGSYIPGGNDRITGMDPFINNPLTSDPVRYARNSAILEEDPTLGLASPTIAWADTACRAMHTFKGMSYPSEIRQPILMLAASNDTIVSTAAIEEFAYHLRAGSHLVIAGAKHEILQEQDRYRAQFWAAFDAFVPGTPLFG